One Plasmodium vinckei vinckei genome assembly, chromosome: PVVCY_09 genomic region harbors:
- a CDS encoding phenylalanine--tRNA ligase beta subunit, putative — protein sequence MPTISVHEDDLVEKLGKKYNDEELTNICFDFGLEIDDVEIKNGKKIYKIEVPANRYDLVCAEGLCRSLKSFIGIHEDIKYNIIKDIGDNNSSNNKVNEKHLLEVESSVDKKRGYVVSCVLKNIKMNDQIYNNIIELQEKLHHNIGKKRTVLAIGIHDYDKIKFPVKYKFEEKKKINFIPLNENKNLNGCDLFKFYDDNINLKPYLKILKDFDKYPLIVDSENNILSLPPIINCDYTKITLNTKNIFVECTGIDLNKLEICLNIISSMLSEYSQPKYTIHSVLVSYNENHELEKGNKHLYPNFKNKKLTCDIEYVRKLSGIVDITIEDIKRLLKKMMIPVTNVINNTTFEVDVPFYRSDIMHACDIVEDIAIAYGYGNIKHEPIEISKKHLLNTVSDMFRNSMTECGYIEVLTNALLSMKENYDYMFRKHIDYDTTIDNKLVDSYNPLYPPVQIMNSKTSEYEIIRTSLIVNLLKFVAANKHRELPLRFFEIGDISYTIYNKTDTNAFNKRNLSIIFADKVTAGLEEIHGVLESILKDFQLFSHYKIDEKRKENIHIRSDVYYELVSINDPSFLDERVVNIVLRPQNLIVGIMGIIHPNVLENFSINIPVSAIEINLDALLSVLFV from the exons ATGCCAACAATTTCTGTACATGAAGACGATTTAGTGGAAAAGTTAGGaaagaaatataatgaCGAAGAATTgacaaatatatgttttgaTTTTGGGTTAGAAATTGATGAtgttgaaataaaaaatggaaaaaaaatatataaaatcgAAGTACCTGCAAATAGGTATGATCTAGTATGTGCTGAAGGATTATGTAGGTCTCTAAAGAGTTTCATAGGAATACATgaagatataaaatataatataattaaagatATTGgagataataatagtagCAATAACAAAGTTAATGAGAAGCATCTGTTAGAAGTTGAATCATCAGTAGACAAAAAACGAGGATATGTTGTATCATgtgttttgaaaaatataaaaatgaatgatcagatttataataatattatagaaTTACAAGAAAAGCTACATCATAATATTGGAAAAAAGAGAACAGTACTAGCTATTGGTATACATgattatgataaaataaagtttcctgttaaatataaatttgaagaaaaaaaaaaaataaattttattccattaaatgaaaataagaATTTAAATGGGTgtgatttatttaaattttatgatgataatataaatttaaaaccatatttaaaaattttaaaagattTTGACAAATATCCATTAATAGTAGAttcagaaaataatattctttCATTACCTCCAATAATAAATTGtgattatacaaaaattacattaaatacaaaaaatatatttgttgaATGTACAGGTATAGATTTAAATAAGTTGGAAATATGTTTAAACATAATTAGTTCTATGCTATCCGAATATTCTCAACCTAAATATACAATTCATTCGGTTTTAGTAtcatataatgaaaatcaTGAGCttgaaaaaggaaataagcATTTATAtccaaattttaaaaataaaaaattaacatgTGATATAGAATATGTTCGTAAACTATCTGGAATAGTAGATATAACTATAGAGGATATAAAAagattattaaaaaaaatgatgattcCTGTAACtaatgtaataaataatacaacaTTTGAAGTAGATGTTCCATTTTATAGATCAGATATTATGCATGCATGTGATATTGTTGAAGATATAGCAATAGCTTATGGGTATGGTAACATTAAACATGAACCTATAGAAATATctaaaaaacatttattaaatacagTTTCTGATATGTTTAGAAATTCAATGACAGAATGTGGTTATATTGAGGTGTTAACAAATGCTTTATTATCTATGAAAGAGAATTATGATTATATGTTTAGAAAGCATATAGATTATGATACAACAATTGATAATAAACTTGTAGATAGTTATAATCCTTTATATCCTCCTGTACAAATTATGAACTCTAAAACGTCTgaatatgaaataattaGAACTTCTTTAATTGTAaacttattaaaatttgtagCAGCAAATAAACATAGAGAATTACCTTTAcgattttttgaaattggGGATATATcttatactatatataataaaacagaTACAAATGcatttaataaaagaaatttatCTATAATTTTTGCTGATAAAGTAACAGCTGGGTTAGAAGAAATTCATGGTGTTTTAGAATCCATTTTGAAAGATTTTCAGTTATTTAGTCACTATAAAATTGATGAAAAAcgaaaagaaaatattcatattcgATCTGACGTATACTATGAGCTAGTTTCAATAAATG atcCTTCATTCCTTGACGAGCGTGTTGTTAATATTGTTTTGCGACCTCAGAATTTGATCGTCGGAATTATGGGGATAATACATCCTAACGTTTTAGAAAATTTTTCGATAAACATTCCAG tatctGCAATTGAGATAAACTTAGATGCACTTCTTAGCGTTTTGTTTGTTTAA
- a CDS encoding syntaxin, putative: MSYSNTRRKSGNQIPQRSGYNNYEFNDEIQNAIGVIQSYTSKISKINNDEECSIENSERVQELVQNGKLKIEEIQQKLKRYSRNIESLPQNEKIRMKLVMQKLSTSYMKAVDNFQKASKNYINKTTMNEMSNQNNRRYGNEEYDSYNNFSRKSNSNYDTNRDKLDVNIYDYNFYENEDSDTFYKNGGNFEHENLEAGYGKKRNSRKYKNNMFSRGNGNDVNEHLLQNNEEYLENENNGYYNDRQFVSINTTDIEHEILNQKNKEIKKLHGDIVNIQELYKELFDQVNVQGEAIDNIDSHMASTHDHIMMSGREIEITRNRYSTSIRCISYLFIILIILVIIILVTFKII; encoded by the exons atgtCATATTCCAACACGCGGAGGAAAAGTGGTAACCAAATTCCCCAGAGAAGTGGTTATAACAATTATGAATTTAATGATGAAATTCAAAATGCAATAGGAGTTATACAATCTTATACATCcaaaatttcaaaaata aataatgatgaagaaTGTTCTATAGAAAACTCGGAGAGAGT GCAAGAATTGGTACAAAATgggaaattaaaaatagagGAAATACAACAGAAATTGAAGAGGTACTCTAGAAATATCGAAAGTCTTCCTCAAAATGAGAAG ATTCGTATGAAGCTAGTTATGCAGAAATTATCCACCTCATACATGAAAGCAGTTgataattttcaaaaggcatcaaaaaattatataaataaaacaacaaTGAATGAAATGTctaatcaaaataatagaagATATGGAAATGAAGAATAtgattcatataataatttttcacgAAAATCTAATTCTAATTATGATACAAATAGGGATAAATTAGATGTCAATATTTAtgattacaatttttatgaaaatgaagatagtgatacattttataaaaacgGAGGGAATTTTGAGCATGAAAATTTAGAGGCTGGTTAtggtaaaaaaagaaatagtagaaaatataaaaataatatgttttcACGTGGTAACGGAAATGATGTAAATGAGcatttattacaaaataatgaagaatatttagaaaatgaaaataatggatATTATAATGATAGGCAATTTGTATCTATAAATACTACCGATATTGAACATGAAATATTaaaccaaaaaaataaagaaataaaaaaattacatggTGATATAGTAAACATTcaagaattatataaagagTTATTTGATCAAGTAAATGTTCAAGGTGAAGCTATTGATAATATAGATTCACATATGGCTAGTACTCATGATCATATTATGATGTCTGGTCGTGAAATTGAAATTACTAGAAATAGATATTCTACAAGTATTCGATGTATTAGCtacctttttattattttaataattttagtaataataattttggtGACTTTTAAGATTATATAA
- a CDS encoding chromatin remodeling protein, putative — protein MFRNVRDYFKNNNEGEENEDNNINKSGDHEGENGLDNSKGPLSSDGNLNEQKRDDGNVSNDINMLGSNSWNDKEASELEKTKQSYNEMDSRTCDEDNGIDGSELKRRKINDTEELENGNNNEVVNEEISEEKVNYLQQKLEQLLAETKRYTEKLSGQRIQMNTQAKRDKSRRCAMTEKEEDYVLLKEADDDDDTLIIKQPRNISGCMKPYQIEGLNWLYQLYRHKINGILADEMGLGKTLQTISLLCYLRFNKNIKRKSIIICPRSTLDNWYEEIKKWCTEMKPFKYYGSKDQRKELNRTVLHSDYDVLLTTYEIVIKDKSALYDIDWFFLVIDEAHRIKNDKSVLSSSVRFLKSENRLLITGTPLHNNLKELWSLLNFLMPKIFDNSEEFDNLFNISKISTNDNKQSEIITQLHTILKPFMLRRLKVEVEQSLPPKREIYIFVGMSKLQKKLYSDILSKNIDVINAMTGSKNQMLNILMQLRKCCNHPYLFDGIEEPPYIEGNHLIETSGKMSLLDKLLPRLKKENSRVLLFSQMTRLLDIIDDYCRWKKYEYLRIDGSTVGDERQIRINKFNEPNSKYFIFLLSTRAGGIGINLTTADIVILFDSDYNPQMDIQAMDRAHRIGQKKRVIVYRFVTQNSVEEKIVERAAKKLKLDSLIIQKGKLNLNNKENNKQELHDILNFGAPEVYKTQDISSISDEDIDIILADAEKRTIEIEKKLKNLENIFDLTNISLDGGLNMYNDLEKEESDDSSDEDGSDEDDEEDDEDDENESEGGDGNNLDNQVGEDGIVDETLKKKKKKKKKKKLHKSKSTIKKFLKNNKKHMIFLDLGERKSKWKVMNTACTKTNKKKIILCGWKAEARGGHDFQFFNNEKLDELEKIEEKWNNYHINQQKIKEIVEAQNEKEDFEKIVNIHEFLTHHGKDIYNLINLINPNILNEVNTGDSTEEKDGVKNPEEDGNEGGKKLSDFNGAVNIYSKHNGVSNESRNTDDKNGESKDMDNEFYKSKIIKLLETKKKMNMIRFREKNVKSCYEYMINFVKKNLVPSSNGDAGTGSNNKKNKNNNKKVKKEVSEDISTIDIEEIKMEKQKLLKQGFAKWNKAEFNKLMSALIIHGCDNIDYIYEKYFLNSKKSMEDIKSYLKVFFRKYDQVKGGIRLFEKIRNSDLQRQIIQEENDMIANYVEKQLANGVDTIDKLQLPPNFRYENVYIQPEPVNTTGGANDAVEKVSEEEILYFERENKILLWLLYQEGVVQTKSIHILTPYYWAETYNFFKYATTPLENIEYRCRLIVDAIMELNRKNIKSSNSKERRRG, from the exons ATGTTTAGAAATGTAAGGgattatttcaaaaataataatgagggtgaagaaaatgaggataataatattaacaaatcAGGTGATCATGAAGGTGAAAATGGGTTAGATAATTCTAAAGGTCCATTATCTTCAGATGGTAATTTAAATGAGCAGAAACGTGATGATGGAAATGTAagtaatgatataaatatgttaggTTCAAATAGTTGGAATGATAAAGAAGCATCTGAGTTAGagaaaacaaaacaaagTTATAATGAAATGGATTCTCGAACTTGTGATGAAGATAATGGAATAGATGGTAGTGAATtgaaaagaagaaaaataaatgatacagaagaattagaaaatggaaataataatgaagtGGTAAACGAAGAAATTAGTGAAGAAAaagtaaattatttacaacAAAAGTTAGAACAATTATTAGCAGAAACAAAAAGATATACAGAAAAATTATCTGGACAAAGAATACAAATGAATACCCAAGCAAAAAGAGATAAAAGTCGAAGATGTGCTATGACTGAAAAGGAGGAAGATTATGTATTATTGAAAGAAGCAgatgatgatgatgatACATTAATTATTAAGCAACCTCGAAATATTAGTGGATGCATGAAACCATATCAAATAGAAGGTTTAAATTGGTTATATCAATTATATagacataaaataaatggcaTTTTAGCAGATGAGATGGGTTTAGGAAAAACATTACAAACAATAAGTTTATTATGCTATTTAcgatttaataaaaatataaaaagaaaaagtataataatttgtcCAAGATCAACTTTAGATAATTGGtatgaagaaataaaaaaatggtgtACTGAAATGAAaccatttaaatattatggaAGTAAAGATCAAAgaaaagaattaaatagAACAGTATTACATTCTGATTATGatgtattattaacaaCTTATGAAATAGttataaaagataaaagtgctttatatgatatagattggttttttttagttattGATGAAGCAcatagaataaaaaatgataagaGTGTTTTAAGTTCATCTGTTCGATTTTTAAAATCAGAAAACAGATTATTAATTACTGGTACACCtttacataataatttaaaagaattatggtctttattaaattttttaatgccTAAGATATTTGACAATTCAGAAGAATTTGATaacttatttaatatatctaaAATAAGTactaatgataataaacaaaGTGAAATAATAACACAATTACATACTATATTAAAACCATTTATGCTTAGACGATTAAAAGTAGAAGTAGAACAATCTTTACCCCCTAAaagagaaatatatatatttgtggGTATGTCAAAATTacagaaaaaattatattcagATATattaagtaaaaatattgatgtTATTAATGCTATGACAGGTAGTAAAAATCAAAtgctaaatattttaatgcaATTAAGAAAATGTTGTAATCatccatatttatttgatggAATAGAAGAACCTCCATATATTGAAGGAAATCATCTTATCGAAACATCTGGAAAAATGTCATTATTAGATAAATTATTACCtagattaaaaaaagagaattCTAgggttttattattttctcaAATGACTAGATTATTAGATATTATTGATGATTATTGTcgatggaaaaaatatgagtATTTACGAATTGATGGTTCAACTGTTGGAGATGAAAGACAGATaagaattaataaatttaatgagcctaatagtaaatattttatttttttattatcaactAGAGCAGGAGGTATTGGAATAAATCTAACCACTGCCGatattgttatattatttgattcAGATTATAATCCACAAATGGATATTCAAGCAATGGATAGAGCACATAGAATAggacaaaaaaaacgagTTATTGTTTATAGATTTGTTACTCAAAATTCTGTAGAAGAAAAGATTGTTGAAAGAGCagcaaaaaaattaaaattagactctttaattatacaaaaaggtaaattaaatttaaataataaagaaaataataaacaggAATTAcatgatatattaaattttggAGCTCCTGAAGTTTACAAAACACAAGATATATCTTCAATTTCTGATGAAGATattgatataattttgGCTGATGCTGAAAAGAGAACTAttgaaattgaaaaaaaattaaaaaaccttgaaaatatttttgatttaaCTAATATATCTTTAGATGGTGgattaaatatgtataatgaTTTGGAAAAAGAAGAATCGGATGACTCGAGTGATGAAGATGGAAGTGATGAGGATGACGAAGAAGATGATGAAGACGATGAAAATGAATCGGAAGGTGGTGATGGAAATAATTTAGATAATCAGGTTGGAGAAGATGGAATAGTAGATGAAACATtaaagaagaagaaaaaaaagaagaaaaaaaaaaaattacataaatCAAAAAGTACTATTaagaaatttttaaaaaataataaaaaacatatgatATTTTTAGATTTAGGAGAACGAAAAAGTAAATGGAAAGTTATGAACACAGCATGTACAAaaactaataaaaaaaaaataatactttGTGGATGGAAAGCAGAAGCAAGAGGGGGTCAtgattttcaattttttaataatgaaaaattagaTGAATTAGAAAAGATTGAagaaaaatggaataattatcatataaatcaacaaaaaattaaagaaattgTTGAAGCACAAAATGAGAAAGAAGactttgaaaaaatagttaATATACATGAATTTTTAACACACCATGgaaaagatatatataatttgattAATCTTATAAATCCAAACATTTTGAATGAGGTTAATACTGGTGATAGTACTGAAGAGAAGGATGGAGTTAAGAATCCCGAAGAGGATGGAAATGAAGGaggtaaaaaattaagtgATTTTAATGGTgcagtaaatatatatagtaaacATAATGGGGTGAGTAATGAAAGCCGAAACACcgatgataaaaatggtgAAAGTAAAGATATGGATAACGAGTTTTATAAGagcaaaattattaaattgttagagacaaaaaaaaaaatgaatatgataCGATTTagggaaaaaaatgtgaaaagctgttatgaatatatgataaattttgttaaaaaaaacttagTTCCTAGTTCTAATGGGGATGCAGGAACTggtagtaataataaaaaaaataaaaataataataaaaaagtaaagaAAGAAGTAAGCGAAGATATATCAACTATTGATattgaagaaataaaaatggaaaaacaaaaattattaaagcAAGGATTTGCAAAATGGAACAAAGctgaatttaataaattgatGAGTGCATTGATAATTCATGGGTGTGATAACATcgattatatatatgagaaatattttctcAATTCAAAGAAATCTATGGAGgatataaaaagttatttGAAAGTTTTCTTCAGGAAATATGATCAAGTAAAAGGG GGTATACGATTGTTTGAGAAAATTCGAAACTCAGATTTGCAGAGGCAGATTATACAGGAAGAAAACGACATGATAGCTAATTAT GTTGAAAAGCAACTCGCTAATGGCGTTGATACAATTGACAAATTGCAACTCCCTCCAAATTTTCGTTACgaaaatgtgtatattcAACCAGAGCCAGTCAATACAACTGGGGGAGCAAATGATGCAGTCGAGAAAGTATCTGAAGAAGAAATTCTTTATTTCGAAAgagaaaacaaaatattgcTATGGTTGTTGTATCAAGAGGGTGTAGTTCAAACAAAAAGTATTCATATTTTG aCACCATATTATTGGGCTGAGACctacaattttttcaagTATGCAACAACTCCACTGGAAAATATTGAATACAGGTGTCGACTGATTGTCGATGCTATCATGGAATTAAATAGAAAG aatataaaatcTTCCAATAGTAAGGAAAGAAGAAGAGGTTAA